The following are encoded in a window of Staphylospora marina genomic DNA:
- the gap gene encoding type I glyceraldehyde-3-phosphate dehydrogenase, whose amino-acid sequence MSKVKVGINGFGRIGRNVFRAMLNHPQLEVVAVNDLADAGTLAHLLKYDSVHGRFPGEVTRTENGFSVDGREVRVFAERDPGAIAWEEAGVEIVIESTGRFTKREDAAKHLHGSVKKVIISAPATGEDLTVVMGVNHEQYDPAVHHVISNASCTTNCLAPVAKVLHEAFGIRRGLMTTVHAYTNDQQILDLPHKDLRRARAAAESIIPTSTGAARAVALVLPELKGKLNGFAMRVPVKNVSVVDLVAELEKEVTVEEVNQVLKQAAEGPLKGILAYTDEPLVSVDFNGDTHSSTVDALSTMVMEGNMVKVVAWYDNEWGYSNRVVDLADYLVRKVL is encoded by the coding sequence ATGAGCAAAGTCAAAGTGGGGATCAACGGATTCGGACGAATCGGCCGCAACGTGTTTCGGGCCATGCTGAATCATCCGCAGTTGGAGGTCGTCGCCGTCAATGACCTGGCGGACGCCGGCACGCTGGCGCACCTGCTCAAGTACGACTCGGTGCATGGACGTTTCCCGGGCGAAGTGACCCGGACCGAAAACGGCTTCAGCGTCGACGGACGGGAAGTGCGCGTGTTCGCCGAACGGGATCCGGGGGCCATCGCCTGGGAGGAAGCCGGCGTGGAAATCGTGATCGAATCGACCGGTCGGTTCACCAAACGGGAAGATGCCGCCAAACATCTGCACGGCAGCGTGAAAAAAGTGATCATTTCGGCACCGGCCACCGGGGAAGATCTCACCGTGGTCATGGGCGTCAACCACGAGCAATACGATCCGGCCGTTCATCACGTGATTTCCAACGCTTCCTGCACCACCAACTGCCTGGCGCCCGTGGCCAAAGTGTTGCATGAAGCGTTCGGCATCCGTCGCGGGTTGATGACCACCGTCCATGCTTACACCAACGACCAACAGATCCTCGACCTGCCGCACAAGGATCTGCGTCGGGCACGTGCGGCCGCCGAATCGATCATTCCGACGTCCACCGGAGCCGCCCGCGCAGTGGCTTTGGTGCTGCCGGAACTGAAGGGGAAACTGAACGGATTTGCGATGCGGGTGCCCGTGAAAAACGTGTCCGTCGTGGACCTGGTCGCCGAACTGGAGAAAGAAGTGACGGTCGAAGAAGTGAACCAAGTGTTGAAACAAGCGGCGGAAGGTCCGCTCAAAGGAATCCTGGCGTACACCGATGAACCGCTCGTTTCCGTCGACTTCAACGGAGACACCCATTCTTCCACCGTGGATGCCCTGTCCACCATGGTGATGGAAGGAAACATGGTGAAAGTGGTGGCCTGGTACGACAACGAGTGGGGCTATTCCAACCGCGTGGTTGATCTGGCCGATTACCTGGTGCGGAAAGTACTCTGA
- a CDS encoding sugar-binding transcriptional regulator, protein MEQLLEIQKRLVPELLNDMHRRYRILRQIQWMQPVGRRALAGALDMTERVLRAETDFLREQGLIRVDSAGMKLTEAGQSILTDAEPFIREMAGLRGLEERLASVLGIRRAIIVPGDSDHSAWVKKEMGRAAARLLAELAEPDGVIAVSGGSSVLELAEELPAHPVLKTVTFVPTRGGMGERVELEANWIVSRMAMRTGSSYRLLHVPEELGDEAYQTMIREPRVREVLEKIRQARIVVHGIGDARAMARRRGSPEEVVEKLVREGAVGESFGYYFNQNGDIVHRVRTIGLRLEDLIHVKRIVAVAGGSGKAEAIRAVCGHVSRDVLVTDEGAARAVLKMEEPVREC, encoded by the coding sequence ATGGAGCAATTGCTGGAGATTCAAAAACGGCTCGTGCCGGAGCTGTTGAACGACATGCACAGGCGCTACCGGATCCTGAGGCAGATTCAATGGATGCAGCCGGTGGGCCGAAGAGCGCTGGCGGGCGCCCTGGACATGACGGAACGGGTTCTCCGGGCGGAGACCGATTTTCTGAGGGAACAAGGCTTGATCCGGGTGGACTCCGCAGGCATGAAACTGACGGAGGCCGGTCAGTCCATTCTGACGGATGCGGAGCCGTTCATCCGGGAAATGGCCGGACTTCGCGGATTGGAAGAGAGGTTGGCGTCCGTTCTCGGGATCCGGCGGGCGATCATCGTTCCCGGTGATTCCGACCACAGCGCCTGGGTGAAGAAAGAGATGGGACGCGCGGCGGCCAGGCTGCTCGCGGAGCTGGCCGAACCGGATGGCGTCATCGCGGTGTCGGGAGGCAGCAGCGTGTTGGAGCTGGCGGAGGAGTTGCCCGCCCATCCGGTGTTGAAAACCGTCACCTTCGTGCCGACCCGGGGAGGCATGGGCGAGCGGGTGGAGCTGGAAGCCAACTGGATCGTGTCGCGGATGGCCATGCGGACGGGAAGTTCATACCGGCTCCTGCACGTCCCGGAGGAGCTGGGGGATGAAGCTTACCAGACGATGATCCGCGAGCCGAGAGTACGGGAAGTGTTGGAGAAAATCCGCCAGGCCCGCATCGTGGTTCACGGGATCGGAGATGCCCGGGCGATGGCCAGAAGACGGGGATCACCGGAAGAAGTGGTGGAAAAACTCGTGCGCGAAGGAGCCGTCGGTGAATCGTTCGGCTACTATTTCAACCAAAACGGGGACATCGTTCATCGGGTCCGCACCATCGGACTCCGGTTGGAGGATTTGATACATGTGAAGCGGATCGTCGCGGTGGCCGGCGGATCCGGCAAGGCGGAAGCGATCCGCGCCGTTTGCGGTCACGTGTCGCGCGATGTGCTGGTGACGGACGAAGGTGCCGCGCGTGCCGTTTTGAAAATGGAAGAACCGGTCCGTGAATGTTGA
- the rpoN gene encoding RNA polymerase factor sigma-54 produces the protein MALQMNLGLFQEQRMKMVLTPELRQAIQLLQGSALDLMEHLEEQLAENPLLELEDGADLLRWLEYLDRPGRPAFRADRSVEMPEPEPQTAGPETLAEVLEAQLFEYDLDPVRKRVCRELIHLLDEKGYIDPEWVSVCKRFLVSDEVAEECLGVIQSMDPAGVGARSLAECVEIQLRRRERCHPLAIPIARDHLWDVAEGKWRKIAAALGADVADVQEAVDEIRSCNPKPGAAYTAEAPRYVVPDVIVEKVDGEYAVRLSESEMPGLVVNNSYKALLRGRTSDEETVRYVKNWMQSALWLIRGIEQRRDTIHRVAEAIVNRQREFLDGGMEYLKPLTLKQIAEEVGVHESTVSRVTRGKYMQTPRGLYPFRFFFPSGLSTTAGDDLASGTVKEKIRSIIDGENRQQPLSDRQIAEMLSGEGIRISRRTVAKYREEMGIPSSNGRKRFL, from the coding sequence ATGGCTCTCCAGATGAATCTTGGCTTGTTCCAGGAACAACGGATGAAAATGGTGCTCACTCCGGAATTGCGCCAAGCCATCCAGCTTCTGCAGGGTTCCGCTTTGGATCTGATGGAACATCTTGAAGAACAATTGGCGGAAAATCCGCTGCTCGAACTGGAAGACGGGGCAGATCTGCTCAGATGGCTGGAATATCTGGACCGGCCCGGCCGACCGGCTTTTCGCGCGGACCGGAGCGTGGAGATGCCGGAGCCGGAACCTCAGACCGCGGGACCGGAGACGCTGGCGGAAGTGCTGGAAGCGCAACTGTTCGAATACGACCTGGATCCGGTGCGCAAGAGAGTGTGCCGCGAGCTGATCCACCTGCTGGATGAAAAGGGATACATCGACCCTGAGTGGGTTTCGGTATGTAAGCGCTTTCTCGTTTCCGACGAAGTGGCCGAAGAGTGCCTCGGCGTGATTCAATCGATGGACCCGGCCGGCGTGGGGGCCCGTTCTCTGGCGGAATGCGTGGAGATTCAGCTCAGGCGGCGGGAACGTTGCCATCCGCTCGCCATCCCGATCGCTCGCGATCACCTGTGGGACGTGGCGGAAGGGAAATGGCGAAAGATCGCCGCGGCGCTCGGGGCGGACGTGGCGGACGTGCAGGAGGCGGTGGACGAGATCCGCTCCTGCAATCCCAAGCCGGGAGCGGCATACACGGCGGAAGCCCCGCGCTATGTCGTGCCGGACGTGATCGTGGAAAAAGTGGACGGGGAATATGCGGTCCGGCTCAGCGAAAGCGAGATGCCCGGGCTGGTGGTCAACAACAGTTACAAGGCGCTCCTTCGCGGCAGAACCTCCGATGAAGAAACGGTGCGCTACGTGAAAAACTGGATGCAATCCGCCCTCTGGCTGATCCGCGGCATCGAGCAGCGGCGCGACACGATTCACCGGGTGGCCGAAGCGATCGTGAACCGGCAGCGGGAGTTTCTCGACGGAGGCATGGAGTATTTGAAGCCGCTCACGCTCAAGCAAATCGCCGAAGAAGTGGGCGTCCACGAGTCGACGGTCAGCCGGGTGACCCGGGGCAAGTACATGCAAACGCCGCGCGGCTTGTATCCGTTCCGCTTCTTCTTCCCGTCCGGGCTGTCCACGACGGCCGGGGATGATCTGGCTTCGGGAACGGTGAAAGAGAAGATCCGCAGCATCATCGACGGCGAAAACAGACAACAGCCGCTGTCCGACCGGCAAATCGCCGAAATGCTTTCCGGAGAAGGGATCCGGATCTCCCGCAGAACCGTGGCGAAATACCGGGAAGAGATGGGGATTCCGTCTTCGAACGGACGGAAGCGCTTTCTTTGA
- the clpP gene encoding ATP-dependent Clp endopeptidase proteolytic subunit ClpP has translation MNLVPFVVEQTSRGERSYDIYSRLLKDRIILLGSPVTDEVANLIVAQLLFLAAEDPEKDIYLYINSPGGSITAGMAIYDTMQFVKPDVSTICVGWAASMGAFLLAAGAKGKRYALPNSEVMIHQPLGGAQGQATDIEIRARRILRMRENINRMLSEFTGQPLERIEQDTDRDYFMTAQEALEYGLIDKIMTTHKK, from the coding sequence ATGAACTTGGTCCCCTTTGTGGTCGAACAGACGAGTCGCGGCGAACGTTCGTATGACATTTATTCGCGTCTGTTGAAAGACCGGATCATCCTGCTGGGCAGCCCCGTCACGGACGAAGTGGCCAACCTGATCGTCGCCCAACTTCTGTTCCTGGCGGCGGAAGACCCGGAAAAAGACATTTACCTCTACATCAACTCTCCGGGCGGATCGATCACGGCCGGCATGGCCATTTACGACACGATGCAGTTTGTCAAGCCGGACGTTTCCACCATCTGCGTCGGCTGGGCCGCCTCGATGGGCGCCTTCCTGCTGGCGGCCGGAGCCAAAGGCAAACGCTACGCCCTGCCCAACAGCGAAGTGATGATTCACCAACCGCTCGGCGGCGCACAAGGACAGGCGACCGACATCGAGATTCGCGCACGCCGCATTCTCCGCATGCGGGAAAACATCAACCGGATGCTGTCCGAGTTCACCGGCCAACCGCTGGAGAGGATCGAGCAGGATACCGACCGCGACTATTTCATGACCGCCCAGGAAGCGCTCGAATACGGTTTGATCGACAAGATCATGACCACCCACAAGAAATGA
- a CDS encoding thermonuclease family protein: protein MFRSPRQISPIARLVSALILISIVVFTVSCADKKETASGEVVQVVDGDTLKVKVGKKTETVRMLFIDSPETNDPELGEQPFGMEAKLHLEELVSPGSKVTLEFGPEKHDKYGRLLAHVQLEKDKETLQEKLLKEGLARVAYLFHEDEEMEKRYRKAEEEARKKRLRIWSVDGYVHEKGFNPKAVERVARFVASKRSDVYHPVECKEVVKQIHQDNRVPFATEGDAKASGRRLSQVCKAE from the coding sequence ATGTTCCGTTCCCCCCGGCAAATCAGTCCGATCGCGCGTTTGGTTTCTGCACTCATTTTGATTTCGATTGTGGTTTTCACGGTTTCTTGCGCGGATAAAAAAGAAACCGCTTCCGGCGAAGTTGTTCAGGTCGTGGACGGGGATACGTTGAAAGTGAAGGTCGGAAAGAAGACGGAAACGGTACGCATGCTGTTCATCGACTCTCCGGAAACCAATGATCCCGAACTGGGAGAGCAGCCGTTCGGAATGGAAGCGAAGCTGCACTTGGAAGAACTGGTTTCTCCCGGTTCGAAAGTCACGCTGGAGTTCGGACCGGAGAAACACGACAAGTACGGGCGATTGCTCGCTCATGTCCAACTGGAAAAGGACAAAGAAACCCTTCAGGAAAAGTTGCTGAAGGAAGGCTTGGCACGTGTGGCTTATCTCTTCCACGAAGATGAGGAGATGGAAAAGCGGTACCGGAAAGCGGAAGAGGAAGCCCGGAAAAAGCGGCTGCGCATCTGGTCGGTCGACGGGTACGTGCACGAGAAAGGGTTTAACCCGAAAGCCGTTGAGCGGGTGGCGCGGTTTGTCGCTTCCAAACGGAGCGATGTGTATCACCCCGTGGAATGCAAGGAAGTCGTCAAACAGATTCATCAGGATAACCGGGTGCCGTTCGCCACGGAGGGCGACGCCAAGGCGAGCGGACGCAGGCTCAGTCAGGTGTGCAAGGCCGAATGA
- a CDS encoding HPr family phosphocarrier protein codes for MVEKKVTVELETGLHARPAALFVQEANRYSSEIWVVKGTKKVNAKSIMGIMSLAVSRGTEITIIAEGPDEQEAVNTLSEMVSRKE; via the coding sequence ATGGTGGAAAAGAAAGTCACCGTGGAACTGGAAACCGGACTTCATGCCCGTCCGGCTGCGTTGTTTGTTCAGGAAGCCAACCGTTACTCCTCGGAAATCTGGGTCGTCAAAGGAACCAAAAAGGTGAACGCGAAAAGCATCATGGGCATCATGAGCCTCGCCGTCTCCCGCGGAACCGAAATCACCATCATCGCCGAAGGACCCGACGAACAAGAAGCGGTCAACACCCTTTCGGAGATGGTCTCCAGGAAGGAGTAA
- the whiA gene encoding DNA-binding protein WhiA gives MSFSATIKKELTQLEAKPCCRRAELSALVRMNGSVQPKPGGPVVEITTENPSTARHVFTLLKQLFQVQPEILVRRKIRLKKNNVYMIRLSEKTAWILSMLGIFRKGSWERVEGILPDLLKKPCCKRAYLRGAFLAAGSVNSPDSGSYHMEILSTYHDHSQGLLDLMNHFHLHARMIERKKGYVVYIKEGDKIGEFLNIIGAHPSLLRFENIRIMKDMRNSVNRLVNCETANLNKTIQAAMRQIENIRLIESEIGLENLPPRLREVAETRLRHPDVNLAELGQLLPEKVSKSAVNHRIRKLNEMAEKLRENGKTSDEPSST, from the coding sequence ATGTCTTTCAGTGCAACCATCAAGAAAGAGCTGACGCAGCTGGAAGCGAAGCCCTGCTGCCGGCGTGCCGAGCTGTCGGCTCTGGTTCGCATGAACGGCAGCGTTCAGCCGAAGCCCGGCGGCCCGGTGGTGGAGATCACCACCGAAAATCCGTCGACGGCCCGGCATGTGTTCACCTTGCTGAAACAGCTCTTTCAAGTGCAGCCGGAAATTCTGGTTCGCCGAAAAATCCGGCTGAAAAAAAACAATGTCTACATGATCCGCCTTTCCGAAAAGACCGCTTGGATTCTGTCCATGCTCGGAATTTTCCGGAAAGGTTCCTGGGAACGGGTCGAAGGGATCCTGCCGGATCTCCTGAAGAAGCCGTGCTGCAAACGAGCCTATCTGCGTGGGGCGTTCCTGGCCGCCGGTTCGGTCAATTCACCCGACAGCGGCTCGTATCACATGGAGATTCTCTCGACGTACCATGATCACAGCCAGGGCCTTCTTGATCTGATGAACCATTTTCACCTGCATGCCCGCATGATCGAACGCAAAAAGGGGTACGTGGTTTACATCAAGGAAGGCGACAAGATCGGAGAATTCCTCAACATCATCGGTGCGCACCCGTCCCTGCTCCGTTTCGAAAACATCCGGATCATGAAAGACATGCGCAACTCCGTCAACCGGCTGGTCAATTGCGAAACCGCCAATCTCAACAAAACGATTCAGGCCGCCATGCGACAGATCGAGAACATCCGCCTGATCGAAAGCGAGATCGGCCTCGAAAACCTGCCGCCCCGTCTCCGGGAAGTGGCGGAAACCCGACTCCGTCATCCCGACGTCAATCTGGCCGAACTGGGCCAGTTGTTGCCGGAAAAAGTGAGCAAATCGGCCGTCAACCACCGAATCCGGAAGCTGAACGAAATGGCCGAAAAGCTGCGCGAAAACGGGAAAACATCGGATGAACCGTCATCCACGTGA
- a CDS encoding gluconeogenesis factor YvcK family protein, with the protein MAHSRRFEKDSRGFPRVVCIGGGTGLSNILRGLKRLPLDITAIVTVADDGGSSGRLRADLHMPPPGDIRNVLVALADTEPLLERVLQYRFTGGEGLAGHTLGNLMLAAMTEITGDFTQAVKELSRVLAVRGRVLPASAEDVVLMAEMTDGTIVKGESRIPESGKRIRRVFLSPPEPEPLEEALEAIREADGIIIGPGSLYTSILPNLLVKDMCEAIRTSPAQKIYVCNVMTQPGETDGFTASDHIRAIDEHVGDRMIDVAVINNEVPPLSVQKKYADKNQRMVVPDVDRIHRMGIRVVADNLLQYQNLLRHDAERIGAHILRLLRERTKRLQSG; encoded by the coding sequence GTGGCGCACAGCAGGAGATTCGAGAAGGATTCCCGCGGCTTTCCCCGAGTGGTCTGCATCGGGGGAGGGACGGGTCTCTCCAACATCCTGAGGGGCCTCAAGCGCCTTCCCCTGGACATCACCGCCATCGTCACCGTCGCGGATGACGGAGGAAGTTCCGGCAGACTTCGCGCCGATCTTCATATGCCCCCGCCGGGCGACATCCGCAACGTGCTGGTCGCGCTTGCGGACACGGAGCCGCTTCTGGAACGGGTGCTCCAATACCGTTTCACGGGCGGGGAGGGATTGGCGGGACACACGCTGGGAAACCTGATGTTGGCCGCCATGACGGAGATCACCGGAGATTTCACGCAGGCCGTCAAGGAATTGAGCCGCGTATTGGCGGTACGTGGCCGGGTGTTGCCGGCCAGTGCCGAGGATGTCGTTCTCATGGCCGAGATGACCGACGGAACCATCGTCAAGGGGGAATCCCGAATCCCGGAAAGCGGAAAACGGATCCGGCGCGTGTTTCTCAGCCCGCCGGAACCCGAACCGCTGGAAGAGGCTCTGGAGGCCATTCGGGAAGCGGACGGAATCATCATCGGTCCGGGCAGCCTGTACACGAGCATCTTGCCCAACCTTTTGGTCAAAGACATGTGTGAAGCCATTCGCACATCCCCGGCACAGAAAATCTACGTGTGCAACGTGATGACCCAGCCGGGCGAGACGGACGGATTCACCGCCAGCGATCACATTCGCGCCATTGATGAACACGTGGGGGATCGCATGATTGACGTGGCGGTGATCAACAACGAAGTCCCTCCTCTTTCCGTCCAGAAGAAATACGCGGACAAGAATCAGCGCATGGTGGTCCCGGACGTGGACCGGATCCATCGCATGGGCATCCGCGTGGTCGCCGACAACCTGCTTCAGTATCAGAATCTGCTCAGGCACGATGCGGAGCGGATCGGCGCACACATTCTCCGCTTGCTGCGCGAAAGGACCAAGCGCCTCCAAAGCGGATGA
- the rapZ gene encoding RNase adapter RapZ, translating into MALKTEQSLDLVVITGMSGAGKTVAMQSLEDLGYFCMDNLPPVLLPKFAELLRQSGGAPRQVALVIDLRGREFFTSLFESLDRLETQHGVRCQILFLDADDQTLVRRYKETRRRHPLSPDGTPLDGILQERKLLAEIKGRAHQIIDTSSMKPAELKEKIASRFSRGDDPAMTVTFMSFGFKHGLPIDADLVFDVRFLPNPHYVDHLRPLTGKDPEVAKYVMERAETKQFVEKLFDLFQFLLPQYSREGKSSLVVGIGCTGGKHRSVAITEALYHHFMEQHRCRVTHRDIEKGG; encoded by the coding sequence ATGGCATTGAAAACGGAACAATCATTGGATCTCGTCGTCATCACCGGGATGTCCGGCGCAGGAAAAACCGTGGCCATGCAGAGTTTGGAAGATCTCGGGTATTTTTGCATGGACAACTTGCCGCCCGTTCTGCTGCCCAAGTTTGCCGAGCTCCTTCGCCAGTCCGGCGGAGCTCCGCGGCAGGTGGCGCTGGTGATCGACCTTCGCGGCAGGGAATTCTTCACTTCCCTGTTTGAATCGCTGGACCGGCTGGAAACCCAGCACGGGGTTCGCTGTCAGATTCTCTTTCTCGACGCCGATGACCAAACCTTGGTGCGACGTTACAAGGAGACAAGGCGCCGCCATCCCCTGTCTCCGGACGGCACCCCGCTTGACGGAATCCTGCAGGAACGGAAACTTCTTGCGGAAATCAAGGGGCGCGCGCACCAGATCATCGATACAAGCAGCATGAAACCGGCCGAGCTGAAGGAAAAGATCGCTTCCCGCTTTTCGCGGGGGGACGACCCGGCCATGACGGTCACGTTCATGTCATTCGGATTCAAACACGGCCTCCCGATTGACGCCGATCTCGTGTTTGATGTCCGTTTTTTGCCCAATCCGCACTACGTGGACCATCTGAGACCGCTGACGGGCAAGGATCCCGAGGTGGCCAAATACGTGATGGAGCGGGCGGAGACGAAGCAATTTGTGGAAAAATTGTTCGATCTGTTCCAATTTCTTCTGCCCCAGTACAGCCGTGAGGGAAAATCCTCGCTGGTGGTGGGGATCGGCTGCACCGGAGGAAAGCATCGCTCGGTGGCCATCACCGAAGCGCTGTATCACCACTTCATGGAACAGCATCGTTGTCGGGTCACGCACAGAGACATCGAGAAAGGCGGATAA
- a CDS encoding ROK family glucokinase: MESRWIGVDLGGTAMKLGLVDREGRVIAEAEHPTLGEEGPDGVLGRMVRHARELAEEAGVPWKAVKGVGVGLPGFLDIPGGVVKHLTNLGWKDVPIRALLEEAWQVPVMIENDANAAALGEAWCGAGRGVDDLVCFTLGTGVGGGIVSSGQLIHGFKGFAGEVGHIRVQDGGVACNCGQTGCLETIASATGMVRLAEEAIREGKETVLAAKKGALSTRDLFEAKEQGDAVAREVIHQAVDALARAMAMLSVVLNPQRFVIGGGVSKAGESLLTPLREAYARHSQAHVREEVEIVGATLGNRAGLVGAAGLHARNAGG, from the coding sequence ATGGAATCACGGTGGATTGGAGTGGATCTCGGGGGAACCGCCATGAAACTGGGATTGGTGGACCGGGAGGGCCGGGTGATCGCCGAAGCGGAACATCCCACCTTGGGGGAAGAAGGGCCGGACGGCGTGCTCGGCCGGATGGTTCGTCACGCGCGTGAACTGGCCGAAGAGGCGGGCGTTCCCTGGAAGGCGGTCAAAGGCGTGGGTGTGGGCTTGCCCGGATTTCTCGACATTCCCGGGGGAGTTGTCAAGCACCTGACCAACCTGGGATGGAAAGATGTTCCCATCCGGGCTCTTCTGGAGGAGGCTTGGCAGGTTCCGGTCATGATCGAAAACGATGCCAACGCCGCCGCCTTGGGAGAAGCCTGGTGCGGGGCCGGCAGGGGCGTTGACGATCTGGTCTGTTTCACGCTCGGAACCGGTGTCGGAGGCGGCATTGTCTCAAGCGGGCAATTGATCCACGGATTCAAGGGGTTTGCCGGCGAAGTGGGACACATTCGCGTTCAGGATGGCGGGGTCGCCTGCAATTGCGGGCAGACGGGCTGTCTGGAAACGATCGCTTCCGCGACCGGGATGGTGCGGCTCGCCGAAGAAGCCATCCGGGAAGGAAAAGAAACCGTGCTCGCCGCCAAGAAAGGGGCGCTTTCCACGCGTGACCTGTTCGAAGCGAAAGAACAGGGGGATGCCGTGGCGCGGGAAGTGATCCATCAGGCCGTCGATGCGCTCGCACGCGCGATGGCGATGCTGTCGGTGGTGCTCAATCCGCAGCGCTTTGTCATCGGTGGCGGTGTGTCCAAGGCCGGGGAGAGCCTGCTGACTCCGCTTCGCGAAGCGTATGCCCGCCACAGCCAGGCGCATGTGCGGGAGGAAGTGGAAATCGTCGGAGCCACGCTGGGCAACCGCGCCGGATTGGTCGGAGCGGCCGGACTCCATGCGAGAAACGCCGGGGGTTGA
- a CDS encoding thioredoxin family protein: protein MQTLTKETFDEFVRTGNKVVEFSAEWCIDCKRVAPFMPELAEKFADRFEFAVLDVDEARSVAEAYQVRGIPTFIVFREGEEIGRLPSRDAKTREQIEAFLAGIGDD, encoded by the coding sequence TTGCAAACGCTGACCAAAGAAACCTTTGATGAATTTGTCCGAACCGGCAACAAGGTGGTCGAATTCAGCGCCGAGTGGTGCATCGACTGCAAAAGGGTGGCGCCCTTCATGCCTGAGCTTGCCGAAAAATTTGCCGACCGGTTTGAATTTGCCGTGCTGGATGTGGATGAGGCGCGTTCCGTGGCCGAGGCATACCAGGTCAGGGGGATTCCCACTTTCATCGTGTTCAGGGAAGGGGAGGAGATCGGCCGCCTTCCATCCCGGGATGCCAAAACCCGGGAACAGATCGAAGCGTTTCTCGCCGGCATCGGTGATGATTGA